One Pseudonocardia sediminis DNA window includes the following coding sequences:
- a CDS encoding ERF family protein codes for MTDTKPTVVEAMAAVMEDVRAVAKNDRNQQQQYAFRGIDAVVNAVGPIFRKHQVVPMPVLESVNYRDVQTSNGKPSRECTVTVRYRFFGPAGDSIDAVTPGESMDFGDKGAPKAMSVAYRIALLQALCLPTSDTDPDAETYERAIGSGQPPPQRETKQPPADTVAAARVVLANRAKAAKIPIETVAAEYLSRTQTDITKETDPKPVRAFIAAWDKGQIEFPEPAASS; via the coding sequence ATGACGGACACGAAGCCCACTGTGGTTGAAGCCATGGCGGCGGTCATGGAAGACGTACGAGCCGTTGCAAAGAACGATCGCAACCAGCAGCAGCAGTACGCGTTTCGCGGCATCGACGCGGTCGTGAACGCTGTCGGCCCCATCTTTCGGAAGCACCAGGTGGTGCCGATGCCCGTGCTCGAGTCGGTGAACTACCGGGATGTGCAGACGTCCAATGGGAAACCGTCCCGCGAGTGCACGGTGACGGTGCGCTACCGGTTCTTCGGGCCCGCGGGGGACTCCATCGACGCGGTGACGCCCGGCGAGTCGATGGACTTCGGCGACAAGGGCGCGCCCAAGGCGATGAGTGTCGCTTACCGGATTGCTCTCCTCCAGGCGCTCTGTCTGCCGACTTCAGACACCGACCCCGACGCTGAGACCTACGAACGCGCGATCGGCAGCGGGCAGCCCCCGCCGCAGCGGGAGACGAAACAGCCGCCGGCGGACACGGTCGCTGCCGCCCGGGTGGTCCTGGCGAACCGAGCGAAGGCCGCGAAGATCCCCATCGAGACGGTCGCCGCCGAGTACTTGTCCCGCACGCAGACGGACATCACGAAGGAGACGGACCCGAAGCCGGTCCGGGCGTTCATCGCGGCGTGGGACAAGGGGCAGATCGAGTTCCCCGAACCGGCGGCCTCGTCATGA
- a CDS encoding trans-aconitate 2-methyltransferase → MTTSWDPALYRNFDDHRSRPFHDLVARIGSPPTGDGAPRRVVDAGCGPGHLTPVLARRWPEATVEAFDASPDMVASARDNGVAADLVDVADWTPAPDTGVVVSNAILQWVPTHAEILTRWVKELASGAWIAVQVPGNFEAPSHVLTREVATQPRWRDRMSLRGAVTVLDPAGYADLLTAAGADADVWETTYLQRLTGDDPVLRWISGTALRPVRDALDDGEYAAFVEELSGHLRMAYPPSADGTTWFPFRRIFAVARVR, encoded by the coding sequence ATGACCACGAGCTGGGACCCCGCGCTCTACCGGAACTTCGACGACCACCGCTCCCGCCCGTTCCACGACCTCGTCGCCCGCATCGGATCGCCGCCGACGGGTGACGGCGCCCCGCGGCGCGTCGTCGACGCCGGCTGCGGCCCCGGGCACCTGACGCCGGTGCTCGCCCGGCGCTGGCCGGAGGCGACGGTCGAGGCCTTCGACGCCTCACCGGACATGGTCGCGAGCGCGCGCGACAACGGCGTGGCGGCCGACCTCGTCGACGTCGCCGACTGGACCCCGGCGCCGGACACCGGCGTGGTCGTCTCGAACGCCATCCTGCAGTGGGTGCCCACGCACGCGGAGATCCTGACGCGCTGGGTGAAGGAGCTCGCGTCGGGCGCGTGGATCGCGGTGCAGGTCCCGGGCAACTTCGAGGCCCCGTCGCACGTGCTGACCCGCGAGGTCGCCACGCAGCCGCGCTGGCGGGACCGGATGTCGCTGCGCGGCGCAGTGACGGTTCTCGACCCGGCCGGTTACGCCGACCTGCTCACCGCCGCCGGCGCGGACGCCGACGTCTGGGAGACGACCTACCTGCAGCGCCTGACCGGTGACGACCCGGTGCTGCGCTGGATCAGCGGCACGGCCCTGCGCCCGGTCCGCGACGCGCTGGACGACGGCGAGTACGCCGCGTTCGTCGAGGAGCTCTCCGGGCACCTGCGGATGGCCTACCCGCCGTCCGCGGACGGGACGACGTGGTTCCCGTTCCGCCGGATCTTCGCCGTCGCGAGGGTGCGCTGA
- a CDS encoding phage antirepressor KilAC domain-containing protein: MTDTAGRLAFPTGGTNSAAITTSPFDALGSNLRFGQLSDETPFVVAEDFGRAMDYSSGRAATRLLDDDEKGVQILHTPGGPQPMTVIYEDGIWELIFRSSKPEAKLLKKRVKAILAEIRRTGRYVPAQRQPEVPSTFAEALRLAADKAEEAERLAVENAALKPAAHSWTELASAEGDYSVADAAKILDRDPVIRGAGGLGRKRLFDLLAELKWIHKGGDRRWHAYQRHVDLDRVAERARYFTDPDGVRQTATPQIRVTAKGIADLHRRLGGSEPVDYAAEDAPASQLELTGGTL, translated from the coding sequence ATGACCGACACCGCCGGGCGCCTCGCGTTCCCCACCGGCGGCACTAACTCTGCCGCGATCACGACGAGCCCGTTCGACGCTCTCGGATCGAACCTGCGTTTCGGCCAGCTCTCCGACGAGACCCCGTTCGTCGTCGCCGAGGACTTCGGCCGCGCCATGGACTACAGCAGTGGGCGGGCAGCGACTCGACTCCTGGACGACGACGAGAAGGGCGTGCAGATCCTGCACACCCCTGGCGGGCCGCAGCCGATGACCGTCATCTACGAGGACGGCATCTGGGAGCTGATCTTCCGCTCGTCCAAGCCCGAGGCGAAGCTCCTGAAGAAGCGAGTCAAGGCGATCCTGGCCGAGATCCGTCGCACCGGCCGGTACGTCCCCGCCCAGCGTCAGCCGGAGGTCCCGTCCACGTTCGCTGAGGCTCTCCGCCTAGCCGCCGACAAGGCCGAGGAAGCGGAACGTCTCGCCGTCGAGAACGCCGCCCTGAAGCCCGCCGCCCACTCCTGGACCGAGCTGGCTTCCGCTGAGGGCGACTACTCGGTGGCGGACGCCGCGAAGATCCTGGACCGCGACCCCGTGATCCGAGGCGCCGGCGGGCTGGGCCGGAAGCGCCTGTTCGACCTCCTGGCCGAGCTGAAGTGGATCCACAAGGGCGGCGACAGGCGCTGGCACGCCTACCAGCGCCACGTCGACCTGGACCGCGTCGCCGAGCGCGCCCGCTACTTCACGGACCCGGACGGGGTGCGGCAGACCGCGACCCCGCAGATCCGGGTGACAGCTAAGGGGATTGCGGACCTGCATAGGCGGTTGGGCGGTTCCGAGCCTGTCGACTACGCGGCCGAGGACGCACCGGCCAGCCAACTCGAACTCACCGGAGGAACGCTGTGA
- a CDS encoding WhiB family transcriptional regulator encodes MTPADVRRCANATCNDLIERRDGEKHGRFLSRRFCSRTCASTVNLAHLEPPAGVVELAEWRRPDWHDSAPCRSTDPDAWFPLVGDNDAVLIAQRICGGCPYKAPCLSEGVQLGERYGIRGGISMRSVNRSRLAVAS; translated from the coding sequence GTGACCCCCGCTGACGTCCGCCGGTGCGCGAACGCCACCTGCAATGACCTTATCGAACGTCGGGACGGGGAGAAGCACGGTCGGTTCCTGTCCCGACGGTTCTGCTCCCGAACGTGTGCCAGCACCGTGAACTTGGCGCACCTCGAGCCGCCCGCCGGCGTGGTGGAGCTCGCCGAGTGGCGGCGCCCCGATTGGCACGATTCCGCGCCCTGCCGGTCCACCGATCCGGACGCGTGGTTCCCGCTGGTTGGCGACAACGACGCCGTCCTTATCGCGCAACGCATCTGCGGGGGCTGCCCGTACAAGGCGCCGTGCTTGTCGGAGGGCGTGCAGCTGGGGGAGCGGTACGGGATCCGCGGCGGGATATCGATGCGGTCTGTGAACCGGTCCCGGCTGGCGGTGGCGTCGTGA
- a CDS encoding ATP-binding protein: protein MTTDPTITGAFLAATDAPDPFQREQSIDAGRRSWDRIPAHYRGAVLDHPDAQEWVRSLVAAGLSRGAMVPRISRGPSLLLIGSTGTGKTHTAYGAIRALTSSGLSCSWEAITAADLYGRLRPRHRVDSEVEFEPFLRCGVLVLDDLGAAKGSEWNEEINYRLINHRYEHEQPTLITSNVPPKDLASALGERVSSRLREMAQRVVLRGGDRRKAGAA, encoded by the coding sequence ATGACAACCGACCCGACGATCACCGGCGCATTCCTGGCCGCGACCGACGCCCCTGACCCGTTCCAGCGCGAGCAGTCGATCGACGCCGGCCGACGGTCCTGGGACCGGATCCCGGCTCACTACCGGGGCGCGGTGCTTGACCACCCAGACGCGCAAGAGTGGGTCCGGTCGCTGGTCGCGGCCGGTCTGTCCAGGGGAGCGATGGTGCCTCGGATCAGCCGCGGGCCGTCGTTGCTGCTGATCGGGAGCACAGGCACCGGGAAGACCCACACCGCCTACGGCGCCATCCGAGCTCTGACCTCGTCGGGGCTCTCGTGTTCATGGGAGGCGATCACCGCAGCAGACCTGTACGGGCGGCTCCGACCCCGACACCGGGTTGACTCTGAGGTCGAGTTCGAGCCGTTCCTCCGCTGCGGCGTGCTGGTCTTGGACGACCTAGGCGCCGCGAAGGGCTCGGAGTGGAACGAGGAGATCAACTATCGGCTGATCAACCACCGGTACGAGCACGAACAGCCCACCCTGATCACGTCCAACGTGCCGCCGAAAGACCTCGCGAGCGCTCTCGGAGAGCGCGTTTCCTCCCGACTTCGGGAGATGGCTCAGCGGGTCGTTCTCCGCGGTGGGGACCGGCGGAAGGCTGGTGCGGCATGA
- a CDS encoding HNH endonuclease signature motif containing protein: MEDVRAVRKGDRNTQQTASQPMRYVRAPFWSKVGTGDSDACWPWLAGRVGSGYGTCGPGIYAHRVAYEISVGPIPDGLTIDHLCSNRICCNPSHLEPVTREENARRGEKNRRTRSGGRSLASRTECKNGHAYVEGSFRWSGTARVCRQCARDRRRTFRERTGR; this comes from the coding sequence ATGGAGGACGTCCGGGCGGTCAGGAAGGGCGACCGGAACACACAGCAGACCGCCAGCCAGCCTATGAGGTATGTGCGGGCCCCGTTCTGGTCCAAGGTCGGGACCGGCGACTCAGATGCCTGTTGGCCGTGGCTAGCAGGACGAGTTGGTTCGGGTTACGGCACGTGCGGCCCGGGGATCTACGCCCATCGGGTTGCCTACGAGATATCCGTCGGCCCCATTCCCGATGGCCTGACGATCGACCACCTCTGTTCTAACCGCATCTGCTGCAACCCTTCGCACCTAGAGCCAGTGACGCGCGAAGAGAACGCACGTCGAGGGGAGAAGAACCGGCGAACTCGATCTGGCGGCCGGTCGCTGGCTTCTCGGACAGAGTGCAAGAACGGTCATGCCTACGTCGAAGGCAGCTTCCGTTGGAGCGGCACCGCTCGAGTCTGTCGGCAATGCGCCCGTGATCGGCGCCGCACCTTTCGCGAGAGGACAGGGCGATGA
- a CDS encoding helix-turn-helix domain-containing protein encodes MSAPPQRRGRTRSVREAAEEIGVPQKRVRAWIHSGELPARWCGNKYRMTDVALQHFIDSFDQQPQH; translated from the coding sequence ATGAGCGCCCCGCCCCAGCGCCGCGGCAGAACACGCAGTGTCCGCGAGGCAGCAGAAGAGATCGGCGTTCCTCAGAAGAGGGTTCGCGCCTGGATCCACTCAGGAGAGCTTCCGGCCCGGTGGTGCGGCAACAAGTACCGCATGACCGACGTCGCCCTGCAGCACTTCATTGACTCGTTCGACCAGCAACCGCAGCACTAG
- the ssb gene encoding single-stranded DNA-binding protein — MSLPSMSGTGNLVEDPTVRFTAAGKAVCEFRIAFNSRKFNKSSQEWEDGASCYLKATAWDQLAENISESLRKGATVNVVGRLKTDEWDDKNGGGKRSATVLELDSCGPDLGRATAAVNKVSRSTSGGGFGTPRPTGPVVGADDDPWGTPPAGKAGQDDEPPF, encoded by the coding sequence ATGAGCCTGCCGTCCATGTCCGGTACCGGGAACCTCGTCGAGGACCCCACGGTCCGGTTCACCGCCGCAGGGAAAGCGGTATGCGAGTTCCGGATCGCGTTCAACTCGCGGAAGTTCAACAAGAGCAGCCAGGAGTGGGAGGACGGAGCCAGCTGCTACCTGAAAGCCACCGCCTGGGACCAGCTCGCCGAGAACATCAGCGAGTCCCTCCGTAAGGGGGCCACGGTCAACGTGGTCGGCCGGCTGAAGACCGACGAGTGGGACGACAAGAACGGCGGCGGCAAGAGGTCGGCGACCGTCCTGGAGTTGGACTCGTGCGGGCCGGACCTCGGTAGGGCGACCGCCGCGGTGAACAAGGTGTCGCGGTCGACGTCCGGGGGCGGGTTCGGGACTCCACGGCCTACGGGGCCAGTGGTGGGAGCAGACGACGACCCGTGGGGGACCCCGCCTGCCGGAAAAGCAGGTCAGGACGACGAACCGCCGTTCTAG
- a CDS encoding helix-turn-helix domain-containing protein has translation MTEDEPLPGEELRRARRARRMTQGRLAQLLEVDPRTVGRWEAADAVPQSVVPALLHIFGELASDDSAAVHRVPDDPPLRSASHAQLLAELARRIEGAPRPDTGRLPDVPTGRYRFPKSKGPSARANNGREQDEPGSEQSM, from the coding sequence ATGACCGAAGACGAGCCGTTGCCGGGCGAAGAGCTACGCCGCGCCCGGCGTGCACGTCGCATGACCCAAGGCAGACTCGCGCAGCTACTTGAAGTCGACCCGCGCACCGTCGGTCGGTGGGAAGCCGCAGACGCCGTCCCGCAGTCGGTCGTTCCGGCGCTCCTCCACATCTTCGGCGAGCTGGCATCCGACGACTCCGCAGCCGTGCACCGGGTGCCGGACGACCCGCCGTTACGCAGTGCATCGCACGCACAGCTCTTAGCCGAGCTCGCGCGGCGCATCGAGGGTGCACCACGGCCGGACACCGGTCGGCTACCCGATGTCCCTACGGGCCGTTACAGATTCCCCAAGAGCAAGGGTCCGTCCGCGCGGGCCAATAACGGCCGTGAGCAGGACGAACCAGGCAGCGAACAGAGCATGTGA
- a CDS encoding tyrosine-type recombinase/integrase produces the protein MGRPPLPAGSHGNIRTKKIGTTWVAATYVRDGDGRRREIRREAKSKSAAGLKLQAALENRAGFSTSAIDRNAKLELVATAWLEHCARQVEAGDMAPNTARLYTSIWNSHVKEAVGQLRVHEATVPRLDAFIVSMRTHQGPALTKTARTVLNGILGYAVRHGAMTANPMREVSRISGGTKREPRAMTAKERREWLFAIDRDEKAIDEDVPDLTRWMLSTGVRMGECLAIRFEDVNLLEREVTISHGITRVKGRGLLRGPVKTRSSVRTIGLTDSLVTMVEERLVLYGEGPLFPNTKGGHRDPSNTSRCIREARERAGIDWVTSHVFRKTVATVMDQANVTTRVVSDQLGHSRISMTQDVYMARRAPASEALRALEDAERGSND, from the coding sequence GTGGGCCGGCCACCACTGCCCGCAGGCTCGCACGGCAACATCCGGACGAAGAAGATCGGCACGACGTGGGTCGCAGCCACCTACGTTCGCGACGGGGACGGTCGGCGGCGCGAGATCCGACGCGAAGCGAAGTCTAAGTCGGCGGCCGGCCTCAAGCTGCAGGCAGCGCTCGAGAACCGCGCAGGGTTCTCCACCTCCGCCATCGACCGCAACGCAAAACTAGAGCTCGTCGCCACGGCATGGCTTGAACATTGTGCGAGACAAGTCGAAGCCGGCGACATGGCCCCCAACACGGCTCGGCTCTACACGTCCATCTGGAACAGCCACGTGAAAGAGGCCGTCGGGCAGCTACGGGTCCACGAGGCCACCGTGCCGCGCCTAGACGCGTTCATCGTCTCCATGCGCACCCACCAAGGCCCTGCGCTCACCAAGACGGCCAGGACGGTCCTGAACGGCATCCTCGGGTACGCGGTGCGACACGGGGCGATGACGGCCAACCCGATGCGCGAGGTGTCCCGCATCTCCGGCGGCACCAAACGAGAGCCTCGCGCGATGACCGCCAAGGAACGACGCGAGTGGCTGTTCGCCATCGACCGGGATGAGAAGGCCATCGACGAAGACGTCCCCGACCTCACGCGGTGGATGCTGTCGACCGGCGTGCGAATGGGCGAATGCCTGGCCATCCGGTTCGAGGACGTGAACCTGCTCGAGCGGGAAGTGACCATCTCCCACGGCATCACCCGCGTGAAGGGCCGCGGGCTCCTCCGCGGCCCGGTCAAGACGCGGTCCTCGGTACGCACAATCGGGCTCACCGACTCGTTGGTGACGATGGTCGAGGAACGCTTAGTCCTCTACGGGGAAGGACCCTTGTTCCCGAACACCAAGGGCGGGCACCGGGATCCGTCGAACACGTCCCGCTGCATCCGTGAAGCTCGGGAGCGGGCCGGGATCGACTGGGTCACTTCGCACGTATTCCGCAAGACCGTCGCCACGGTGATGGACCAGGCCAACGTGACGACCAGAGTGGTGTCCGACCAGCTCGGGCACTCGCGGATCTCGATGACCCAGGACGTCTACATGGCCCGCCGCGCGCCAGCGTCGGAAGCCCTACGCGCCCTTGAGGATGCGGAGCGCGGTAGCAACGATTGA
- a CDS encoding HNH endonuclease: MSLSRKPMPPRKQPLRAKKRLAGTSLSEGAQPLRKSPLKRTGFAPQPPEVKLAANRVPKPRRARSIPPPIRALVLVRADYCCDLCGCPIEDGCRWECHHRKLRAQGGLDEVDNLIALHHKCHRRVHENRDGRSYSDGFLVPRAQDPAAWPVLRWRGTGRQQWVSPDLNRWLPSEPCARQIELGATPIERKAA, translated from the coding sequence GTGAGCCTGTCCCGCAAGCCGATGCCGCCGAGGAAGCAGCCTCTGCGGGCGAAGAAACGACTCGCCGGCACCAGCCTGTCCGAGGGCGCCCAGCCGCTGCGGAAGTCGCCGCTGAAGCGCACTGGGTTCGCACCCCAGCCGCCCGAGGTGAAGCTGGCCGCCAACCGTGTCCCGAAGCCACGACGAGCCCGCAGCATCCCCCCGCCGATCCGTGCCCTGGTCCTCGTCCGCGCTGACTACTGCTGCGACCTGTGCGGCTGCCCCATCGAGGACGGGTGCCGGTGGGAGTGCCACCACCGGAAGCTGCGCGCTCAGGGCGGCCTGGACGAGGTCGACAACCTGATCGCCCTGCACCACAAGTGTCATCGCCGCGTGCACGAGAACCGGGACGGCCGCTCCTACTCGGACGGGTTCCTGGTGCCCCGCGCGCAGGACCCCGCCGCGTGGCCGGTGCTGCGGTGGCGCGGAACCGGACGCCAGCAGTGGGTGTCCCCGGACCTGAACCGCTGGCTCCCGTCTGAGCCTTGCGCCCGCCAGATCGAGCTGGGCGCTACACCGATCGAAAGGAAGGCCGCATGA
- a CDS encoding helix-turn-helix domain-containing protein, translated as MRRARRARRSSSPGNGSSSVMAPKSTGISGHGCRRAPLITDTVLPRSPAVLPSSDHRQAPSATFCRILSLTARTFKGIIGHMRGRHVDGRAIRALRERQGMRISELARQANISVRYLQHIEGPVSRPHADTLQPSAIVANRIARVLRVELEEFSTPSEDPHEAAA; from the coding sequence ATGCGACGTGCACGCCGGGCGCGGCGTAGCTCTTCGCCCGGCAACGGCTCGTCTTCGGTCATGGCCCCAAAGAGTACGGGCATTTCCGGGCATGGCTGCCGTCGGGCACCCCTTATAACGGACACAGTTCTTCCCCGCTCCCCAGCAGTGTTGCCCTCATCAGATCATCGACAGGCCCCCAGTGCTACGTTCTGCCGCATCTTGTCCTTGACTGCCCGGACATTTAAGGGCATTATCGGACATATGAGAGGACGTCACGTAGATGGCAGGGCCATCCGGGCGCTTCGTGAGCGTCAGGGCATGCGCATCTCTGAGCTTGCGCGCCAAGCGAATATCTCTGTCCGGTACCTCCAGCACATCGAAGGACCGGTCAGTCGACCCCACGCCGACACACTGCAGCCGAGCGCGATCGTCGCCAACCGGATTGCCCGCGTTCTGAGGGTCGAACTCGAGGAGTTTTCGACTCCATCCGAGGATCCACACGAGGCCGCGGCATGA
- a CDS encoding endonuclease domain-containing protein encodes MDHGLCKTHEAYGLDCDDFERLRARAGDACEICRTPAVEDPRWPCLHIDHDKHGVRGLLDSDCNTRLGRCEATGRRHEKFVLDDRQRAYLANPFWKLPESLLSAQRKADHAARKAAALAELALATSNYQPSNRPVPDEYRPLVEAALELGVRQSQIVKATPLSLAWVQKVAFACRSHG; translated from the coding sequence GTGGATCACGGACTGTGCAAGACCCACGAGGCGTACGGGCTGGACTGTGACGACTTCGAGCGACTCAGAGCGCGGGCCGGGGACGCGTGCGAAATCTGCCGGACTCCTGCTGTCGAGGATCCCCGATGGCCATGCCTGCATATCGATCACGACAAACACGGCGTTCGAGGATTGCTGGACTCCGACTGCAACACCCGCCTCGGCCGTTGCGAGGCGACCGGCAGGCGGCACGAAAAGTTTGTCCTTGACGATCGGCAACGGGCGTACCTCGCAAACCCGTTTTGGAAGCTCCCCGAATCGCTGCTGTCGGCACAGCGGAAGGCGGACCATGCGGCGCGCAAGGCCGCCGCTCTGGCCGAACTGGCGTTGGCGACCAGCAACTATCAGCCCAGCAACCGGCCGGTGCCCGACGAGTACCGGCCCTTGGTCGAGGCGGCCCTTGAGCTGGGCGTGCGGCAGTCTCAGATCGTCAAGGCCACCCCGTTGTCTCTGGCCTGGGTGCAGAAAGTCGCGTTCGCGTGTAGATCGCATGGCTAG